The following DNA comes from Nicotiana sylvestris chromosome 10, ASM39365v2, whole genome shotgun sequence.
taaaggaggaaattctctgatttggggaaggaattgacattcgaagactatccttccagttacaatctcttcttatggtggggattgtaagctcggttactattgtaGGATAAGTATCGGCTTTTTCCAAATTTGCAATTtgcttttgaagagacgttttgtcactttcaaaagacaaatcgctggGAACTATCTCATCAACTAAGGGTTCTAgagaagaatcaagaatttcTCTACTTCTAGAAGAAGGGGCCTTTgggataaaactccttgaagaagaaccagaggagccgcctcgagtagattctaaccttgttcgaagcctacctcctccgcctcttctgtgtctaacaggggcgttggggaattggtctagaatcggaacttttttacggttagggtttgaagatgaCATTGTTAGGAAAGATAAGTCGAAAGAaagtagaaataaagaagaaaatgtttgctgaagatttgtgaagaagacaaaggaagaaaaagttatgtatataatgggaaccgtcaaacttagaagtgtaatgatggaaagcctataataaaggcaactatcacttcgtgaatagtgagaatgaagaagtcttGAAAAAGGGTGTAAATAGCAGAATCaatcagaaaatgacacatgggcagaacattaaatggaaaagactactgaggcgttaatactgtcataagcattaattgtggcgaaaattccttttttatgaagatccacttcccaattatttaattgataaataaatagaaagtggagggactatctgtattgggaaaaaactgagtttatattaaagatgacgtggcatgacacgtggtttgGTCAAAGtgcaacaattgactaagaggcacggatggagacagccacgggaagaggaatttaaataggcacgagacgaagtgcagatacgagtctcgtaccaattcaagtcatttacagccaacggattaaaaggcattaaagacaaagatttgatgacagaaaggagtccaaattcattattaaatacctgatacgttagaaaattggtatttaataggaatgattgtataacggcttatttaatatcatttattactcataattatatcattaaactgaggcttcattcctttacctagaattacctataaaaggaagaagtatcatcatttgtaaggacacggaatactattgggaactcattgaaatacaaaactatttgctGTTTTACCATCattttcaaaagtattttattttcgtttcctgattatcagtaacccgaatttctttttagctttgaccaaagactcaaatttttggttaaacaatatgCATGACATATCAAATAACCGTGAATAGttcatatagagaagatatgcatgAATGAACTAGTCAAGTTATTTGAAAATTGCGTGCAAGATTATTACATCCATGACCATATCTACTAGGTGTTTGGTCAATTTATGTTGTTGTACTTTATGATAACAAACTTAAAAAACTATAAAATTCCAAATAAATACTCATTGGATCAGTAACATGGCACATACACTTCAGTCATGGATCATTAAGATCCAAAGATGACGCATTAGAAATCGGAgagtaattataaaaattacgGGGGGGCTCAACAATCTCAACACTTCAGTTTTAATATACATGTCAAGCAAATCAAAATTCATCATATACCGCATTGTTTCAGGCGCCCTCAATGTTTTTTGCAATGATTCACTATTCTCTATGGGAATTTCTGAATAATGAGCAACAACCTGAACAATAGAATATGGCCATCTATCGGAAATAATAAGCCTTAACTCATCGGTTAGCTTCCATTCGAATACGCAAGTTCCTAACTAACTAACCATACTCAACATCTAGCGAAAGTTTAACAATGACCCAAGCACCGCAGTTATATCTGGCTGTATCAGTGTCACATAACATTTTGCCGCCCCAGTAGAAGTAAACCCTTTCACGTTTCACTTATATAAAAAAATTACAgcaattaataaataataaaatacatTTGGCCATTAAAttagaaaaacaagaaaaattaCTAACCTTTTCGCTAATCTCGTATGTTGCTATCTTTTGATTAACTATATTCAAGaataatatatattatattttatgCACTTTGTGATGTAAAGCAATTGCACTGGTTATATAGAGCTTGAATGCCTAATACTCAAAAATAATAAGCGCGTGAAAATACCGCGCCTATGAGAAATACAATTGAAATCTCGCCACTAACACAGAGCTTTCATTGTATTTTAAAAGCTGCAATGTGCAGAATCTTGACATATCAATGATAAACCTAATGTGTGATCCAGAATCGCACCTTTAGTTGTTTTTCAAAGTAGACTAAAAGTATGATCCTTCATTGCGCCTTTggttatttttttgaaaatatattaaagACGCAATGTTTAATAGCGTCTTTAGTGTGTCTAAAAATTAACGTTCAATCTGGAATTTGAAGGCAAATGACCCTTCATTTTGTCTCATTTCGAGAATCCCTTCAAATTATAGAGAAATCTAAATATAAGAAAAGAAATATCAAAAGCGTATACAACTGAAAATAATACTCATTTAAAGTTACAAAATTCTTTATCTATATTTGAATAGTATTAAAACATCATTTCTTCTGACATGGAtaataaataaaccaaaattcAAGTTATACTGTAAGGAATGATCCAACTACTAttagaattttgaaaagaaaaataatgttgGAAGAAAAAGTACAACCAGTactatagcctgtttggccaagcttctcaagacaaaaaaaaaattttttttttcccaaaaacacttttttccctaatttgaggtgtttggccaaacttatttggggaaaaaagtgcttttgggaagaagcagaaacagtttcagagaaacagaaaaaagtagcttctttccaaaagcagaagcagaagcagttttggcttttcttcttacctaaaatacccttaacaaaatatagtatataccaaaataacccttaaacctaatacttaggatattaatttataaatatttcttcttatttttaggaaactttctaatatatagtgtctttaggggtgaatgcttttatatttgttgaaggaattttaatatatttaacttatattaaaagaattaagtactttttaattttattttcatattttacttaaataaaataatttttttttaattattgcatataataacaaaattttgatattatttatttacttataatattaattattaagtaaatctattcatgtccttattcgtaatttgacacttaaaagcactttctaaaaagcttgaccaaacacaaattatttctcaaaagcgcttaagtattttttttcaaaagcacttctcaaaataagctgatttctccagcttggccaaacaggctataagaagGGGTTATAAAATGATGAAAAGGgttaattatattaaataaaaaatTCACGTTTTACACGACTTATTGAGTAactaaaagaaacaaaagaatttTGAATCCTGaaataaatagaaaaagaaaaacttctTCAGTTTTATAGTTTATACCATAACCTAGAAGCAttaagatgaagaagaagactaAGATTCAATTTAGACCATACAAAAAAGAACTGTATATACTAACAATTTgcattaaattatttttcaggtCAATAACTTTTGTGTACATCAGACAATTTACACTCATGATCGAATCTTAACTAAAGCTTAAACAAATTCTTAACCAACCATCTGGTACTTAATGGTTGCAATATCTTACACATCATTAAGCATGTTTaggctgaagttttagcaaaggaactaaaaaacttcagcttgtTTAGACTGAAGTTTCGCATAAAACTCAGGACAAAACTGTAGACTGCATTACAAAACTTTAACATattttggtatgaagttttagcaaatgaactaaataacttcagcatgcacTAGCAAAAACTCTTTAGAAAATTATATATTGCAAggcaaaaacttaagcatgtttaatctgaagttttagcaaatgaactaaatataTAACTTCAGCATGCATTAGCAAAAACTCATTAGAAAATTACATACTGAAAGACAAAAACTTAAACATGTTTAGTCTggagttttagcaaatgaactaaaaaacgTAAGCATGTTTAGCATggagttttagcaaatgaactaaaaaacttaagcatgtttagtctgaagttttagcaaatgaactaaaaaacctaagcatgtttagtctgaagttttagcaaatgaactaaataacttcagcatgtttaGACTGAAGTTTCAGATAAAACTCATAACAAAACTGTAGACTCCAGGATATATAACTTCAGCATGCATTCAcatgaagttttagcttcaacatgAAACAACTTCATGCAAGTGTGATTCTGAAGATGAATCTGGATAAGTTTCTAATTTTTTGATCAAGCTGCTGAGAGGAGAGGAGTAGATCTTTTTTCACGAATGAGGTTGCAGATCAAGCGATTAATGCGTGATGCAGGTTTTATATCTTTTGTCAGGAGTGTAATTGTCATATTATTACAGATTTTTTGTCAGCTCACTACCAaatcaataatttttaaaaatatggtacaagttaaaacgtggCACAAATATAAGGTACGACtgcaaatccccaatttaaaataaattttggGGCTTTCAAATTTTCAGGGCCTAAGGCAATGACCCTcattaggggtgggcatatatcgggtaaaaccgataacccgaaccgttaattatttattgggttatcggtattggATTATTGGATTAACGGTTCGGTAACgggttaattttttttgtttgggTTATCTGTTCGGACTCGGTTTGGCAATTCTGTTAttgggtaaaaccgataacccaataaggatTAACTAATTTACTAGTTTACCCTTAAGTAGATACATACTAGGGTTTCATAATTCATAGTTCACtctttgatttccttattctttctcaGTTTCTCCGCCTCACGCCCTCACCAGTCAGTCTGTCAAGACTCAGGTCGGCGTCAGTCGCATTTCTCAGCTTCTTTCTTCCATTCTTCAGTCGCATCTTCACTTCATTTCTCAGATCCATCAGATTCTTCAGTGACATCTTCACTTCACTCTTCAGTCGCATTTCTCAGCCGCATTCTTCAGCTTCATCTTGATTCTTCGTGTAAGTTTTTagttgcttcatcttcatctatttcttagTTTGTTTGAAAGCATTCTGGCTCTGGATTTTACTTAGTTTGTTTGAAAGTTGAAGTGAGATTTGTCGTGTGCTTTAATTGTTGAGCTGTTACAAAGTTATCTTGTGTCAGTTGTTATAAAATTTGCATTTCATAACTAATAAACTTTTTAATCTATATACATAATTCTGTACTACAGTAAAAAAGTAGATATCAATGTACAAAGAGTTACTGCTAGTCGTTTGAACAAAGAAGATCTTAAGAACACTAAATTTACCGAAACTGTTGTATACATTGTTAATCTTATAAAACTGTTTTAGCAAAACAATTTTATACATTGCGAACAGTTTTATACATTGTGAAAATattttagttgttttatcttATTGGGCAAatcgataaccgaaccgataatgatcgataaccgattaatcgataaccgataaccgataaccgataggcaAAATCGATAAGCCTTTAGAGCCGCCCTTCATATAACGACTTCCTTACGAGTTGCATAATGTGACGGTTCATCGTGTTTTATTCCACGCCGTCGATGGCATTCTCATCTGCCTCATCAACGGCGGAGAACGGTGGATCACCCGTGAAACCAGAAAAGGCTCGTGCCGTGATAGAGCCCCAAACTCTGAAAATTCTTCAGACCCTTTGCACTTGCTGCCACACGGCTCTCGTTAACGAAGGGCCACGTCTTCCATTTTCTTGCACCCATTATTGCCCAAACAATTTCCAAATATTTACAACAAACTCAGCATCACAAAACCACAAAGGAACGGTCTTTTTCGTCATTTCCGTACTGATATGCTAGAAATATCTACTTTTCATTTCAAAGCTTCCTCACTTTTGAAAATTCCAACTCCATTATTCCTCCATCACTCATTTGAACAGTCCATAATCGGAAATGGCGGTAGTGGTCGGAAACATAGCACTATTACTCGACGGAACTCACGTGATCACCCCACGTGCTGCTGTCGTGTTACCAGATCGCAAAACAAAAGACGTTCTTTTGAACTTTTTTGTAAAGAAAGACCCATGTCAGAATCAAAGCATGTACACTTCTAGCGGGTTTGAAATTGAGAAAGATAGAGTAAATCTGAAAGTGGGTTTTAGAGGAAAAGTGATTTCGAAAGTGGGTTCTGTGGATTATGAGAATTTAAGTGATGATGAAAATGGAAATGGGTTTGAGGATGAAGGAGAAAGTGGAGAAGAGTTTGATTGGGAGAAAGAGATGAGGAGGAGAGTGAAGGAAATAGAAGAGATGAAGGAGTTGGAGAAGAAAGCTGAGGAGTTGCAGAATCGGGTCGATGAGGAGTTTGATGAGGAAGGTGAAAGTAGCGAAGAGACTGAGGAGGAGAAGCGGGAGAGAGTTCGAAGGGAGCTCGAAAAGGTCAGGCTTTGTTATAACAATCCATGTTTTATCATTCTGTCGTATTACTGTGTTTTTATATTGGTGATGTTTGGTGTAGTTTGTGCGCTCACGATTAATCGATTGAGTAGCTGCTACTTAACTTAGTCCATCTAGGTTTAGGCAGGCAAGAAGAGATCACCTAATGAACTAAAGGAACCTGAAAGTTTTATATATGTGTATCCATAAGCAGGGGCGGAAGCAGGATTGTATATGAAAAAAATGTTAACCTTATATATATAATGTAATTTTCGAGCGCCCTTCGCCCACCTAGCTCCGCCCATAAGATGCTTTCTCTCTTCATACCATGGTAACCTGTTTTACGTATTAGAATTTGGAGATGAATAGCTATTGAAGCAACCGATAAAAGGAGCAGTGTGGCCTTTTCTGATGTACTAGTGATAGTCTTATTCATCTTTCGTCTAGGTTTGACTAAGTGCTAATTTAATTTTGAAGCATGGTAGACAAGGGGCAAAAGAAGGGAAACTAAGGTGGGTGACATACGATTGCAAAATTGTATCTGGAATAGCAGAAATGAGAGAATTATTTCAGGATCATCTGTAGTGCCACATTTTGTAGTGCATCAGAGGCTATAACCTATTTTTAAGTAATTGGGAATGGTTTTCTAATTTGAGTAGGTATTTATTCGCAACCAAGCAACTCTGGGAGAGCTGAAATTTACTGAAAATTACTCTTAACAACTATTATTGCATATATATTTCACTTGCATGCTTCGTAAAATACTTACTGTTGTATGTGGTGAAGCTTTGTCGTGATGATGTTGATATGGgtgaaattatcttttaaatgacTTGGTTAAAAATCGGGTTTGATGAAAAATTTCAGATCCtttaaattatcattttttgtttTGGTTTGAAATTTAGGTGGCAAAAGAGCAATCTGAACGCAGAAAAACTGCTCAATTAATGTTTGATTTGGGCCAGAAGGCTTATGGGAAGGGCATGTATGGACGTGCAATAGAATTCCTCGAGGGTGCTCTTACTATCATTCCTAGACCAACCTTGTTTGGTGGAGAGGTTAGTGGCGACCACTTCCCGAATAACCACACACAAGATGTGCTAATTTTTGTTCTAAGCCTAATTGCATTTACAAATTGAACTTTCAGATACAAATATGGCTTGCTATGGCTTATGAAGCTAATAACCGCCATGCTGACTGCATTGATTTGTATAAGCAATTAGAAAGGAAACATCCCAGTATCAGTATCCGACGTCAAGCTGCAGAGCTTCGCTATATATTGCAAGCACCTAAGCTGAAGATATCTCAAGAAGAAATGGTTACCATACCACTAATCGGTTCTAGCTATGATAGGTAAGTTCCAGTCATGCAATATTATATTGCATATGTTAGCTTATTAAGACAGTATCAATTACTTGCCTCTAAGCAGAGGGCGTGATATGCAAGTGCTTGGGGAAATCAATATGGTTCGCTAGTGTTGCATTTGTTTTAATATGATAATGACTTAAGCATAATGTTACTAGCTAGCATCAATATAATTGTGACAATAATGTAATTAAAATAGTTTATGTTCTTTTGCATGCTACTTTTAGCATCCATGGATTATTGGAAAATATGAAAATGCCTCCAAGATATGTACGGGTTAAAGCATAGAAGTAGCAGAGCAGTTGAACAATTGAAGTTTTTTAATGTGCTATTCTGCCATGCACCCTCTCTCCTCCCTCTTTTGCCGATAAATGTAATTTTTTTGCGGCAGTGGATAGCAAGGGTCAGGTTTGGAATGTGACTTCAGATGATTAACAAGAACTTTTTCTTGTGTTGACGCTTTGGATGAATGAATTATTTAGGGGTTGTattctccttcttcctttccttctctcgttctttctttcttttttcatttctcaTTTTTGAAGTATTTTGTTTCATGGTTGAGGGTGCCTTTTCCTGGTCGGACCTTTGGAATCTCTTCTTTCTTCTCAAATGAATGAGGGTACCTTTTAATATGAAGTAGATTTTCAGCTCCTAATGTGCCAGTTTTTAAGGGGTATGATCAGATATGAGACCTTTCTAAGAAACTGAAGCTTGTTGATGCTTGGATAATCTGACTAGTTGTATTGTAGACAAACCTACTGAAGTTAGAAATTGATTGAATGAAACATATTAGACTCATTTACCCATGCAAGAAGCTTAGCAGTAACTGAATGACAACATTTGAATAGTATGCGGCTATGCGATGCCACGATCTGGTGTAAATGTATCAGCAGTTGTAACACATTAGTATGGAGTTCTGAGCATATTGGTTTAACATATACAATTGATGAATAGGTGGGTAacattgttttcttctttttactAAATATTAGGCTGTTGACTCATTTTCGCTACTTTTGGTACAATTCCTTATTCATGATAACTTTCGTATGAAGTAATTCTTTTAAGAATCATGCTTCCTGTGGGTGACTGATTCCAAGAATCGTTGAAGATCAGTGCGGAATTCCCTTCATTTTTTCCTGTTCTTCTTTGGTGCAGTTATGCTGGAACATGGACTGACAAAAACAAGGACAAAGATGAAAGACAAAGTCGGTCAACAACAATTCAGCTTCCATCAAGCAGGGACTGGTTGGGGGACTTTATGGTGTGGAAACCAGCAGTTGGTATGGAGAATAGCCAATCATTCTGGGCA
Coding sequences within:
- the LOC104238565 gene encoding uncharacterized protein gives rise to the protein MAVVVGNIALLLDGTHVITPRAAVVLPDRKTKDVLLNFFVKKDPCQNQSMYTSSGFEIEKDRVNLKVGFRGKVISKVGSVDYENLSDDENGNGFEDEGESGEEFDWEKEMRRRVKEIEEMKELEKKAEELQNRVDEEFDEEGESSEETEEEKRERVRRELEKVAKEQSERRKTAQLMFDLGQKAYGKGMYGRAIEFLEGALTIIPRPTLFGGEIQIWLAMAYEANNRHADCIDLYKQLERKHPSISIRRQAAELRYILQAPKLKISQEEMVTIPLIGSSYDSYAGTWTDKNKDKDERQSRSTTIQLPSSRDWLGDFMVWKPAVGMENSQSFWAILTIWIALVGAALFLQK